The proteins below are encoded in one region of Chitinivibrionia bacterium:
- a CDS encoding tRNA-dihydrouridine synthase family protein: MELILAPLHGITNATFRRVYHKHFPYFDWAIAPFVSPSAAQSIGKGLLSDLLPVENENSIQIIPQVLLNKADVLYPFLDKIYDFGYRKINVNMGCPATVVVKKNKGAALLERADLIDDILGAIAADKRFEISVKVRLGMTDKRRIYEVLPLIVKHEVDELIIHPRTADMQYTGEANVEAFEEIAEKISSNAVSVIYNGDIFSLAKFNNLSARFGDKIKSVMIGRGALVNPLLTGLIKGEDFANPTQKIYDYLNDLCSQYKSQYYGENPVLGKMKELWTYLRFSFDDSEKYVKKILKSQSLYSYEKHCEELFANSTFDCNKNILGNIQTDE, from the coding sequence ATGGAACTAATCCTCGCACCGCTTCACGGAATTACCAACGCGACTTTTCGCAGGGTTTATCATAAACATTTTCCGTATTTTGATTGGGCGATTGCGCCGTTTGTATCGCCCTCGGCGGCGCAAAGTATCGGCAAAGGGCTTTTAAGCGATTTATTGCCTGTCGAAAATGAAAATTCTATACAGATAATACCGCAAGTTCTTTTGAACAAAGCAGATGTTTTGTATCCGTTTTTGGATAAGATTTATGATTTTGGCTACAGAAAAATCAATGTAAATATGGGCTGTCCTGCAACAGTTGTCGTTAAGAAAAACAAGGGAGCGGCACTGCTCGAAAGAGCCGATTTGATTGACGACATATTGGGTGCGATTGCCGCCGACAAACGCTTTGAAATATCCGTGAAAGTGCGCCTCGGAATGACGGACAAAAGACGAATATATGAAGTTTTGCCGCTTATAGTAAAGCACGAAGTCGATGAACTGATAATCCATCCGAGAACTGCCGATATGCAATACACTGGAGAAGCAAATGTTGAAGCATTTGAGGAGATTGCAGAAAAAATTTCGAGCAATGCTGTAAGTGTAATATACAACGGCGATATCTTTTCTTTAGCGAAATTCAATAATTTGTCGGCTCGTTTCGGAGATAAAATCAAATCCGTTATGATTGGCAGGGGAGCGCTGGTAAATCCGCTTTTGACGGGGCTTATAAAAGGCGAGGACTTTGCAAATCCTACACAGAAAATTTACGATTATCTTAATGATTTATGCTCGCAATACAAATCGCAATATTACGGCGAAAATCCCGTTTTAGGCAAAATGAAAGAACTTTGGACATATTTGCGGTTTTCGTTTGACGACAGCGAAAAATACGTTAAAAAAATCCTGAAATCACAATCTCTTTATTCTTATGAAAAGCACTGCGAAGAATTGTTCGCAAATTCCACGTTTGACTGTAACAAAAACATTCTCGGCAATATCCAAACTGACGAGTGA